GAACTAAACTACCGACTCAACTGAGCGCATGATCAAGGCCGCAGGTATCCGCAAGCACTATGGAGATCTAGAAGTACTCAAGGGAGTAGACCTAGAGGTATCTAGAGGAGAAGTTGTAAGCATCGTAGGTGCCTCAGGAGCTGGCAAGACCACCCTTCTCCAGATACTCGGCACACTGGACAGACCCGATGCGGGCGCAGTATCTATCAATGGAGAGGATGTGACCTCACTGAATGATACGGGTCTCGCCCGATTCCGAAATGAGCACATTGGATTCATCTTCCAATTCCACCACTTGTTGCCCGAATTCACTGCATTGGAGAATGTGATGATCCCGTCCATGATCGCCCAGCAGGCCCGTGGGCCGGCTGCTGACCGAGCCGCAGAGCTGCTCGGCATGCTCGGACTGAGCCAGCGATCGGAACATAAGCCCTCAGAACTTTCTGGAGGCGAACAACAACGAGTGGCCGTAGCCAGGGCACTCATGATGCGCCCTGATGTGATTTATGCTGATGAACCCAGTGGCAATCTCGATAGTCAGAATGCCAAGGAACTGCACGAACTCTTCTTCAGATTACGCGATGAATTCCAGCAGACCTTTGTGATCGTCACGCATAATGAGGAACTGGCCGACATGGCCGATAGGAAGCTGGAGATGGTGGATGGGAAGATCTCCATATGACAAGCGATGAGCTCAAGTCCTACTTGGACCAGAAGTACAGTCAGTACAATTCTCCCGAATTCATACGCGAAGATCCGATCCTTATCCCCCATCGATTCTCCATGAAAGAGGATATCGAGATCAGCGCCTTTCTGGCAGCCATCATAGCATGGGGTCAGCGAAAGACCATCATCCGCAACGCATCCAAACTTGTGGAGCTGATGGACGACCGTCCGTATGACTTCCTGATGCATGCCCATGAGGACGAATTCGGGCGATTCAGCAGCTTCGTTCACCGTACCTTCAATGGGATAGACTGTCAGTTCTTCATCAAGCGCTTGTCCCAACTCTATCGCCAGTCAGATGGACT
The DNA window shown above is from Flavobacteriales bacterium and carries:
- a CDS encoding ABC transporter ATP-binding protein yields the protein MIKAAGIRKHYGDLEVLKGVDLEVSRGEVVSIVGASGAGKTTLLQILGTLDRPDAGAVSINGEDVTSLNDTGLARFRNEHIGFIFQFHHLLPEFTALENVMIPSMIAQQARGPAADRAAELLGMLGLSQRSEHKPSELSGGEQQRVAVARALMMRPDVIYADEPSGNLDSQNAKELHELFFRLRDEFQQTFVIVTHNEELADMADRKLEMVDGKISI